A region from the Mycolicibacterium phlei genome encodes:
- a CDS encoding adenylate/guanylate cyclase domain-containing protein gives MDVEPVPRSAPRALAPLGWLKDTNHHEGVIALVRRARRVLPGDPEFGDPLSVDGDGGPRAAARAADRLLERDAVTREVSLGALQVWQALTERVSGRPANREATIVFTDLVGFSSWSLAAGDEATLRLLRRVSQVVEPPLLAAGGHIVKRMGDGLMAVFYRPGTAVQAAIEAREAVKTVEVEGFTPRMRVGVHTGRPQRIGADWLGVDVNIAARVMARATRGELVVSQTTLDGIGDDDLAALGVEVKRLRRPLFGAKPDGVPADLAMYRLKTRSGFEGGEGHRL, from the coding sequence GTGGATGTCGAGCCGGTCCCGCGGTCCGCCCCGAGGGCCTTGGCCCCGCTCGGGTGGCTCAAGGACACCAACCACCACGAGGGCGTCATCGCGCTGGTGCGGCGCGCGCGGCGGGTGCTGCCCGGCGACCCCGAGTTCGGCGACCCGCTGTCGGTCGACGGTGACGGCGGGCCCCGCGCCGCCGCCCGGGCCGCCGACCGGCTGCTCGAGCGCGACGCCGTCACCCGCGAGGTCAGCCTGGGCGCGCTGCAGGTGTGGCAGGCGCTCACCGAGCGGGTGTCCGGCAGGCCGGCCAACCGTGAGGCCACCATCGTCTTCACCGATCTGGTCGGGTTCTCGTCGTGGTCGCTGGCCGCCGGCGACGAGGCCACGCTGCGCCTGCTGCGCCGGGTGTCGCAGGTGGTCGAGCCGCCGCTGCTGGCGGCGGGCGGGCACATCGTCAAACGCATGGGCGACGGCCTGATGGCGGTGTTCTACCGGCCCGGCACCGCGGTGCAGGCCGCGATCGAGGCCCGGGAGGCGGTGAAAACCGTTGAGGTGGAGGGCTTCACGCCGCGGATGCGGGTCGGGGTGCACACCGGGCGCCCGCAGCGCATCGGCGCGGACTGGCTGGGCGTCGACGTCAACATCGCCGCCCGGGTGATGGCGCGCGCCACCCGCGGTGAGTTGGTGGTGTCGCAGACCACGCTCGACGGCATCGGTGACGACGATCTCGCCGCGCTCGGTGTCGAGGTCAAACGCCTGCGCCGGCCGCTGTTCGGGGCCAAACCCGACGGTGTCCCCGCAGATCTCGCCATGTACCGGTTGAAAACCCGCAGCGGCTTCGAGGGCGGCGAAGGCCATCGCCTATGA